A genomic stretch from Enterobacter dykesii includes:
- the aroA gene encoding 3-phosphoshikimate 1-carboxyvinyltransferase produces the protein MESLTLQPIARVDGTINLPGSKSVSNRALLLAALANGTTVLTNLLDSDDVRHMLNALKALGVHYTLSDDRTRCEVTGNGGALRSSEELELFLGNAGTAMRPLAAALCLGSNNIVLTGEPRMKERPIGHLVDALRQGGAQVEYIEQENYPPLRLRGGFTGGNVEVDGSVSSQFLTALLMTAPLAPQDTVISIKGDLVSKPYIDITLHLMKTFGVEVENQSYQRFVVRGAQQYQSPGNYLVEGDASSASYFLAAGAIKGGTVKVTGIGRNSVQGDIRFADVLEKMGAIVTWGDDFISCTHGELNAIDMDMNHIPDAAMTIATAALFAKGTTTLRNIYNWRVKETDRLFAMATELRKVGAEVEEGEDYIRVTPPAKLQFAEIGTYNDHRMAMCFSLVALSDTPVTILDPKCTAKTFPDYFEQLARISTLA, from the coding sequence ATGGAATCCCTGACGTTACAACCTATCGCGCGGGTAGATGGCACCATCAATCTGCCTGGTTCAAAAAGTGTCTCGAACCGCGCTCTGCTGCTGGCAGCTCTGGCAAACGGCACCACCGTCCTTACAAACCTGCTGGACAGCGATGACGTGCGCCATATGCTCAATGCGCTGAAAGCGTTGGGCGTTCATTACACTCTCTCCGACGATCGTACCCGCTGCGAAGTGACCGGCAACGGCGGCGCGCTTCGCTCGAGCGAAGAGCTTGAGCTGTTTCTGGGCAACGCGGGTACCGCGATGCGCCCGCTGGCGGCGGCCCTGTGTCTGGGCAGCAACAACATCGTGCTGACCGGCGAGCCGCGCATGAAAGAGCGTCCGATTGGTCACCTGGTGGATGCTCTGCGTCAGGGCGGTGCGCAGGTTGAGTATATTGAGCAGGAAAACTATCCGCCACTGCGTCTGCGCGGCGGTTTTACCGGCGGTAACGTCGAGGTGGACGGCAGCGTTTCCAGCCAGTTCCTGACGGCACTGCTGATGACCGCGCCGCTGGCACCGCAGGATACGGTTATTAGCATCAAGGGCGACCTGGTTTCTAAACCGTACATTGATATCACGCTACACCTGATGAAAACCTTCGGTGTTGAGGTGGAAAACCAGTCCTATCAGCGCTTCGTGGTACGCGGGGCACAGCAGTACCAGTCTCCGGGCAACTACCTTGTTGAGGGTGATGCGTCATCCGCGTCCTACTTCCTGGCCGCGGGTGCGATTAAAGGCGGCACGGTAAAAGTGACCGGTATTGGCCGTAACAGCGTGCAGGGCGACATCCGTTTTGCGGACGTGCTGGAAAAGATGGGCGCCATTGTCACCTGGGGCGATGACTTCATCTCCTGTACCCACGGCGAGCTGAACGCCATCGATATGGACATGAACCATATCCCGGATGCGGCGATGACCATTGCCACGGCGGCGCTGTTCGCCAAAGGCACTACCACGCTTCGTAACATCTACAACTGGCGCGTAAAAGAGACGGACCGCCTGTTCGCGATGGCGACCGAGCTGCGAAAAGTCGGTGCTGAGGTGGAAGAGGGCGAAGACTACATTCGCGTGACTCCTCCGGCAAAACTGCAGTTTGCGGAAATCGGCACCTACAACGATCACCGTATGGCTATGTGCTTCTCGCTGGTGGCGCTTTCAGACACGCCTGTAACGATTCTTGACCCGAAATGTACCGCGAAAACCTTCCCGGACTACTTCGAACAGCTGGCTCGCATTAGCACGCTGGCCTGA
- the serC gene encoding 3-phosphoserine/phosphohydroxythreonine transaminase, producing the protein MAQVFNFSSGPAMLPADVLKQAQQELCDWNGLGTSVMEISHRGKEFIQVAEEAEKDFRDLLNIPSNYKVLFCHGGGRGQFAGVPLNILGDKTTADYVDAGYWASSAVKEAHKYCTPNVIDAKVTVDGLRAVKPMSEWQLSDNAAYLHYCPNETIDGIAIDETPNFGSDVVVAADFSSTILSAPIDVSRYGVIYAGAQKNIGPAGLTIVVVREDLLGKAHKSCPSILDYTVLNDNDSMFNTPPTFAWYLSGLVFKWLKQNGGVAQMDKVNQQKAELLYGVIDKSDFYRNDVAKANRSRMNVPFQLADSSLDKVFLEESFAAGLHALKGHRVVGGMRASIYNAMPLEGVKALTDFMIDFERRHG; encoded by the coding sequence ATGGCTCAAGTCTTTAATTTCAGTTCAGGTCCGGCAATGTTACCGGCAGACGTGCTTAAACAGGCTCAACAGGAACTTTGTGACTGGAACGGTCTCGGTACGTCGGTGATGGAAATCAGCCACCGTGGTAAAGAGTTTATTCAGGTGGCGGAAGAGGCAGAAAAGGATTTTCGCGATCTGCTGAATATTCCCTCGAATTACAAAGTATTGTTCTGTCACGGCGGTGGACGCGGCCAGTTTGCAGGCGTTCCGCTGAATATTCTCGGTGATAAAACGACGGCTGACTACGTTGATGCGGGTTACTGGGCGTCAAGCGCCGTTAAGGAAGCACATAAATACTGCACGCCGAATGTTATCGACGCCAAAGTGACCGTTGACGGTCTGCGCGCCGTGAAGCCAATGAGCGAGTGGCAGCTTTCCGATAATGCAGCGTATCTGCACTACTGCCCGAACGAAACCATTGACGGGATTGCCATCGACGAGACGCCAAACTTCGGTAGCGATGTCGTGGTTGCCGCCGACTTCTCCTCCACCATTCTGTCTGCGCCAATTGATGTCAGCCGCTACGGCGTTATCTATGCGGGCGCGCAGAAAAATATCGGCCCGGCCGGTTTGACTATCGTCGTCGTGCGTGAAGACCTGCTGGGTAAAGCGCATAAATCCTGCCCGTCGATTCTTGATTACACCGTGCTGAACGATAACGATTCGATGTTCAACACCCCACCAACGTTTGCCTGGTATCTCTCCGGCCTGGTCTTCAAATGGCTGAAGCAAAACGGCGGCGTGGCGCAGATGGACAAGGTGAATCAGCAGAAAGCTGAACTGCTGTACGGCGTAATCGACAAGAGCGATTTCTACCGCAACGATGTGGCGAAAGCGAACCGTTCCCGCATGAACGTGCCGTTCCAGCTGGCGGACAGCAGCCTGGATAAAGTGTTCCTGGAAGAGTCCTTCGCGGCAGGCCTGCATGCGCTCAAAGGTCACCGTGTCGTTGGCGGCATGCGTGCCTCCATCTATAACGCGATGCCGCTGGAAGGCGTTAAAGCCCTGACGGATTTCATGATCGACTTCGAACGTCGTCACGGTTAA
- the rpsA gene encoding 30S ribosomal protein S1: MTESFAQLFEESLKEIETRPGSIVRGVVVAIDKDVVLVDAGLKSESAIPAEQFKNAQGELEIQVGDEVDVALDAVEDGFGETLLSREKAKRHEAWITLEKAYEEAETVVGVINGKVKGGFTVELNGIRAFLPGSLVDVRPVRDTLHLEGKELEFKVIKLDQKRNNVVVSRRAVIESENSAERDQLLENLQEGMEVKGIVKNLTDYGAFVDLGGVDGLLHITDMAWKRVKHPSEIVNVGDEITVKVLKFDRERTRVSLGLKQLGEDPWVAIAKRYPEGTKLTGRVTNLTDYGCFVEIEEGVEGLVHVSEMDWTNKNIHPSKVVNVGDVVEVMVLDIDEERRRISLGLKQCKNNPWQQFAETHNKGDRVEGKIKSITDFGIFIGLDGGIDGLVHLSDISWNVAGEEAVREYKKGDEIAAVVLQVDAERERISLGVKQLAEDPFNNWVALNKKGAIVNGKVTAVDAKGATVELADGVEGYLRASEASRDRVEDATLVLNVGDDVEAKFTGVDRKNRAISLSVRAKDEADEKDAIATVNKQEDANFSNNAMAEAFKAAKGE, from the coding sequence ATGACTGAATCTTTTGCTCAACTGTTTGAAGAATCCTTAAAAGAAATCGAAACCCGCCCGGGTTCCATCGTTCGCGGTGTTGTTGTTGCTATCGACAAAGACGTAGTACTGGTTGACGCCGGTCTGAAATCTGAGTCCGCCATTCCGGCAGAGCAGTTCAAAAACGCCCAGGGCGAACTGGAAATCCAGGTTGGTGACGAAGTTGACGTTGCTCTGGACGCAGTAGAAGACGGCTTCGGTGAAACCCTGCTTTCTCGTGAGAAAGCTAAACGTCACGAAGCATGGATCACGCTGGAAAAAGCTTACGAAGAAGCTGAAACTGTGGTCGGTGTTATCAACGGCAAAGTTAAAGGTGGCTTCACTGTTGAGCTGAATGGTATTCGTGCGTTCCTGCCAGGTTCTCTGGTAGACGTTCGTCCAGTTCGTGACACTCTGCACCTGGAAGGCAAAGAGCTTGAGTTCAAAGTAATCAAGCTGGACCAGAAGCGTAACAACGTTGTTGTTTCCCGTCGTGCCGTTATCGAATCCGAAAACAGCGCAGAACGCGATCAGCTGCTGGAAAACCTGCAGGAAGGCATGGAAGTCAAAGGTATCGTTAAGAACCTCACTGACTACGGCGCATTCGTTGACCTGGGCGGCGTTGATGGCCTGCTGCACATCACCGACATGGCGTGGAAACGCGTTAAACACCCAAGCGAAATCGTGAACGTGGGCGACGAAATCACTGTTAAAGTGCTGAAGTTCGACCGTGAGCGTACTCGTGTATCCCTCGGCCTGAAACAGCTGGGCGAAGATCCATGGGTAGCTATCGCTAAGCGTTACCCAGAAGGTACTAAACTGACTGGTCGCGTAACCAACCTGACTGACTACGGCTGCTTCGTTGAAATCGAAGAAGGCGTTGAAGGTCTGGTGCACGTTTCCGAAATGGACTGGACCAACAAAAACATCCACCCATCCAAAGTTGTTAACGTTGGCGATGTAGTGGAAGTGATGGTTCTGGATATCGACGAAGAACGTCGTCGTATCTCCCTGGGCCTGAAACAGTGCAAAAACAACCCATGGCAGCAGTTCGCGGAAACCCACAACAAGGGCGACCGTGTTGAAGGTAAAATCAAGTCTATCACTGACTTCGGTATCTTCATCGGCCTGGACGGCGGCATCGATGGCCTGGTTCACCTGTCTGACATCTCCTGGAACGTTGCAGGCGAAGAAGCAGTTCGTGAATACAAAAAAGGCGACGAAATCGCTGCAGTTGTTCTGCAGGTTGACGCAGAGCGTGAGCGTATCTCCCTGGGCGTTAAACAGCTCGCAGAAGATCCGTTCAACAACTGGGTTGCACTGAATAAGAAAGGCGCAATCGTAAACGGTAAAGTGACTGCAGTTGACGCTAAAGGCGCAACCGTAGAACTGGCTGACGGCGTTGAAGGTTACCTGCGCGCTTCTGAAGCTTCCCGTGACCGCGTTGAAGATGCCACTCTGGTTCTGAACGTAGGCGACGACGTTGAAGCTAAGTTCACCGGTGTTGACCGTAAGAACCGTGCAATCAGCCTGTCTGTTCGTGCTAAAGACGAAGCTGATGAGAAAGATGCAATCGCCACTGTTAACAAACAGGAAGATGCAAACTTCTCTAACAACGCAATGGCTGAAGCTTTCAAAGCAGCTAAAGGCGAGTAA
- a CDS encoding DUF421 domain-containing protein, with amino-acid sequence MKAFDLQRMAFDKVPPEFLGEVALRSLYTFVLVFLFLKITGRRGVRQMSLFEVLIILTLGSAAGDVAFYDDVPMVPVFIVFVSLALLYRLVMWLMSKSEKLEDLLEGKPVVIVEDGQLAWENVQSANMTEFEFFMELRLNSVEQLGQVRLAIMETNGQISVYYYSDDEVKPGLCILPDMLIERFRTVPESGEYACVRCSHVVAMQPGDRQLCPRCANPEWTKVSRAKRIT; translated from the coding sequence ATGAAAGCATTTGATCTCCAGCGGATGGCGTTTGATAAAGTTCCTCCTGAATTTCTGGGCGAAGTGGCGCTGCGCAGCCTGTATACCTTCGTCCTCGTCTTCCTGTTTCTTAAAATCACCGGCCGCCGCGGCGTGCGGCAGATGTCGCTCTTTGAGGTGTTGATCATCCTGACGCTGGGGTCTGCCGCGGGGGACGTCGCCTTTTATGACGACGTGCCGATGGTGCCGGTGTTTATCGTTTTTGTCTCACTGGCGCTACTTTACCGTCTTGTCATGTGGCTGATGTCGAAAAGCGAAAAGCTGGAAGATCTGCTTGAAGGCAAGCCGGTCGTTATCGTCGAGGACGGACAGCTGGCCTGGGAAAATGTACAAAGCGCCAATATGACCGAGTTTGAGTTCTTTATGGAGCTACGCCTGAACAGCGTTGAACAGCTCGGGCAGGTGCGTCTGGCGATCATGGAAACCAACGGGCAGATCAGCGTTTATTACTATTCAGACGACGAGGTAAAACCGGGACTGTGTATCCTGCCGGATATGCTGATCGAGCGTTTCAGAACGGTACCTGAATCAGGCGAGTATGCTTGCGTAAGATGTAGCCATGTCGTCGCGATGCAGCCGGGGGATCGCCAATTATGCCCCCGCTGTGCAAATCCGGAATGGACGAAGGTTAGCCGGGCCAAACGTATCACCTGA
- the cmk gene encoding (d)CMP kinase: MTAVAPVITIDGPSGAGKGTLCKAMAEALQWHLLDSGAIYRVLALAALHHHVDVASEEALVPLAAHLDVRFVSTDGNLEVILEGEDVSGEIRTQEVANAASQVAAFPRVREALLRRQRAFREAPGLIADGRDMGTVVFPDAPVKIFLDASSEERAQRRMLQLQEKGFSVNFDRLLSEIKERDDRDRNRAVAPLVPAEDALVLDSTSLTIEQVIEKALQYARQKLALA, encoded by the coding sequence ATGACGGCAGTTGCCCCGGTAATCACCATTGATGGGCCGAGTGGCGCAGGGAAAGGTACTCTGTGCAAAGCGATGGCGGAAGCATTGCAATGGCATCTTTTAGATTCGGGAGCAATCTATCGCGTGCTGGCGCTGGCCGCTCTGCATCACCATGTGGATGTCGCGTCTGAAGAAGCGCTGGTCCCGCTGGCTGCGCATCTGGATGTGCGTTTCGTATCGACTGATGGCAACCTGGAAGTCATCCTTGAAGGGGAAGACGTGAGCGGCGAAATCCGTACGCAGGAAGTGGCTAATGCGGCCTCTCAGGTCGCGGCGTTCCCGCGCGTTCGCGAGGCGCTTTTACGTCGTCAGCGCGCGTTCCGTGAAGCCCCGGGGCTGATCGCTGACGGACGCGATATGGGAACGGTGGTATTCCCTGATGCGCCAGTAAAAATTTTCCTCGACGCCTCTTCGGAAGAACGTGCTCAACGCCGCATGCTTCAGTTGCAGGAAAAGGGGTTTAGTGTTAACTTTGATCGCCTTTTATCCGAGATAAAAGAGCGCGATGACCGCGATCGTAACCGCGCCGTCGCCCCACTTGTTCCTGCAGAAGATGCATTAGTTCTGGATTCAACCAGTTTAACTATTGAGCAAGTGATTGAAAAAGCGCTACAATATGCGCGCCAAAAACTGGCACTCGCGTAA